The Montipora capricornis isolate CH-2021 chromosome 1, ASM3666992v2, whole genome shotgun sequence genome contains a region encoding:
- the LOC138051895 gene encoding LOW QUALITY PROTEIN: heparan sulfate glucosamine 3-O-sulfotransferase 3A1-like (The sequence of the model RefSeq protein was modified relative to this genomic sequence to represent the inferred CDS: inserted 1 base in 1 codon): MAAWLEGRKVCIGLLLIGLLSFYIYSVSLRGTKTQYEAAQFSKDDELLELDDNQYDSTSSDKFYLSGHFSRLATRRQKRLPNAIIIGVRKGGTRALLEXLKLHPKVKACSTEVHFFDINENYRRGLDWYREQMPESLPGDITIEKTPAYFVTDEVPKRVYEMSQSIKLIIILRDPTERAVSDYVQVRLKKLGVAPSFEKFITRGREEKDLRTSIGAIHIGVYIKHLRKWLNYFPLSQFHFVSMEEMTKNPATELQAVEKFLTLEPFMSEEFFYINETKRFPCLSRFIHGKKIKNSGCLSDSKGRTHPVIRDDIRKLLQDYYRPYNQELYKEAHRDFGWP, encoded by the exons ATGGCGGCGTGGCTGGAAGGACGTAAAGTGTGCATTGGTCTTCTCCTTATAGGATTGTTGTCGTTTTATATTTACAGCGTTAGTTTGAGAGGAACTAAAACGCAATACGAAGCGGCACAGTTTTCCAAAGATGATGAACTGCTTGAGTTGGATGATAACCAGTATGATTCTACTTCAAGTGATAAATTTTACTTGTCTGGTCACTTTTCGCGTCTGGCGACGAGACGACAAAAGCGGCTCCCAAATGCGATTATCATTGGAGTTAGGAAGGGAGGAACAAGAGCTCTCTTAG TTTTAAAACTGCACCCAAAGGTTAAAGCGTGCTCTACTGAGGTTCATTTCTTTGATATCAACGAGAACTATCGTCGAGGGCTAGACTGGTATCGAGAGCAAATGCCAGAGTCTTTACCAGGGGACATAACCATCGAGAAAACTCCAGCTTATTTTGTGACGGATGAAGTTCCTAAACGTGTCTACGAGATGTCACAGAGTATCAAGCTTATAATTATATTGCGTGACCCCACTGAAAGAGCGGTATCAGACTATGTTCAAGTCCGATTAAAAAAGCTTGGTGTGGCACcgtcatttgagaaatttatCACCAGAGGCAGAGAGGAAAAGGACTTGAGAACTTCGATTGGTGCAATACACATTGGTGTGTACATTAAACATTTGAGAAAGTGGTTAAATTATTTTCCTCTCTCTCAGTTCCATTTTGTCAGTATGgaagaaatgacgaaaaatcCAGCAACCGAGCTGCAAGCTGTGGAAAAATTTCTCACTCTCGAGCCATTTATGAGTGAAGAATTCTTTTATATAAATGAAACTAAACGCTTTCCATGTCTTAGTAGATTTATTCATggcaaaaagataaaaaattcTGGGTGTTTGTCAGACAGTAAAGGGCGCACTCATCCTGTTATTAGAGATGATATTCGCAAATTATTACAGGATTATTATCGACCGTATAACCAGGAATTGTATAAAGAAGCGCATAGAGACTTTGGCTGGCCATAA